The proteins below come from a single Carnobacterium divergens DSM 20623 genomic window:
- a CDS encoding GNAT family N-acetyltransferase: protein MEIKESNYASTDKLVSDLLEKHIVAVGKAIPAYEKKEIAFTAYDDNGAVLGAVVGEIVWNHLHVSLLGIDQTMQKQGVGQKLLQHIEEYAKQFGARMVILETMSWQAPKFYQKNGYQIFGTVENHPIEGECKYYLSKVLPS from the coding sequence ATGGAAATAAAAGAGAGCAATTACGCTTCAACAGATAAATTAGTTTCGGATTTACTAGAAAAACATATTGTAGCAGTTGGAAAAGCGATTCCGGCTTACGAAAAAAAAGAAATTGCCTTTACAGCTTATGACGATAATGGAGCGGTATTAGGCGCCGTTGTAGGAGAAATTGTTTGGAATCATCTTCATGTCAGTTTGCTTGGAATCGATCAAACCATGCAAAAACAAGGTGTTGGTCAAAAGTTATTGCAACACATTGAAGAGTACGCCAAGCAATTCGGTGCGAGGATGGTTATTTTAGAAACCATGAGCTGGCAAGCGCCTAAGTTTTATCAAAAAAACGGGTATCAGATTTTCGGTACAGTAGAAAATCACCCAATAGAAGGGGAATGTAAATACTATTTAAGCAAAGTATTGCCTTCATAG
- a CDS encoding cysteine hydrolase family protein produces the protein MRALLSIDYTNDFVATDGILTTGEAGQKIENHLVDVTRDFISADEYVVFLIDGHDEKDTYHPENKLFPPHNLMGSNGRKLYGKLADVYEGNQDKSTVHWIDKRHYSAFSGTDLDIRLRERNIKELHLTGVCTDICVLHTAVDAYNLGYQIVVHEKAVASFDSEGHRWALRHFKNTLGAIIL, from the coding sequence ATGAGAGCTCTTTTATCTATTGATTATACGAATGATTTTGTTGCAACAGACGGTATCCTTACTACAGGAGAAGCAGGACAGAAAATTGAAAATCATTTAGTTGATGTTACGAGAGATTTTATTTCAGCAGATGAATATGTTGTATTTTTAATTGACGGACACGATGAAAAAGATACGTATCATCCTGAAAATAAACTGTTTCCACCGCATAATTTAATGGGCTCTAACGGTCGAAAACTTTATGGGAAATTAGCAGATGTCTATGAAGGAAATCAAGATAAATCAACGGTTCATTGGATAGATAAACGACACTATTCAGCATTTAGTGGCACGGATCTAGATATCCGTTTAAGAGAGCGTAACATTAAGGAGCTTCATTTAACGGGTGTTTGTACAGATATTTGCGTGCTGCATACAGCTGTAGATGCTTATAATTTAGGCTATCAAATTGTCGTTCATGAAAAAGCGGTTGCTAGTTTTGATTCTGAGGGTCATCGTTGGGCATTGAGACATTTTAAAAACACATTAGGTGCAATTATTCTTTAA
- a CDS encoding GNAT family N-acetyltransferase: protein MIIIRPATLKDVDGIIQVCIEGNRVTYQDLLPASDMEEKIVTYYNSTRIQDEIMNLDDSWNGWIVADEDGEIIGAGAGGYNEEGQAEVLALYLNPTRKRNGIGTKILAEITKVHQAQGAKEQWVSFIHKNELATLFYEAQDFIFIKETTDQEGQCYSHYKRKI, encoded by the coding sequence ATGATTATTATTCGACCAGCAACTTTAAAAGATGTAGATGGAATTATTCAAGTGTGTATAGAGGGAAATCGTGTCACGTATCAAGATTTATTACCCGCTTCAGATATGGAAGAAAAAATTGTAACGTACTACAATAGTACCCGCATTCAAGATGAGATTATGAATCTTGATGATTCTTGGAATGGTTGGATCGTGGCAGATGAGGATGGCGAAATTATTGGTGCCGGTGCTGGTGGCTATAATGAAGAGGGACAAGCTGAAGTTCTAGCCTTATATTTGAATCCAACTCGAAAGAGAAATGGCATTGGAACCAAAATATTAGCTGAAATTACTAAAGTTCACCAAGCGCAAGGAGCTAAAGAACAATGGGTCTCTTTTATTCATAAAAATGAACTGGCTACATTATTTTATGAAGCACAGGATTTTATTTTCATTAAAGAAACCACCGACCAAGAAGGCCAGTGTTACTCACATTATAAACGAAAAATCTAA
- the macP gene encoding cell wall synthase accessory phosphoprotein MacP, translating into MSKPEMTRTELKKLKEQEEKNRKKRDKERLKVEREYQKQLEKEGQVTKSRVIENEKSRETGRFLTKAILIVAVLLAIVLAIVFLV; encoded by the coding sequence ATGTCTAAACCAGAAATGACTCGAACGGAATTAAAAAAATTAAAGGAGCAAGAAGAAAAAAATCGCAAAAAACGTGACAAAGAACGCCTTAAGGTTGAAAGAGAGTATCAAAAGCAATTAGAAAAAGAGGGACAAGTAACAAAAAGTCGAGTGATTGAAAATGAAAAAAGTCGTGAAACTGGGCGTTTTTTAACGAAAGCTATTTTGATTGTGGCGGTTTTATTAGCAATTGTTTTAGCAATTGTATTTCTTGTTTAA
- a CDS encoding 5'-methylthioadenosine/adenosylhomocysteine nucleosidase, producing the protein MKIGIIGAMEEEVILLKSKMTVTKEWTEAKADFIEGTLDGIEVVLVRSGIGKVNAAITTTLLLAKHDIDLVINTGSAGGIGQGLKIGDVVVSSEMAYHDVDATVFGYVIGQVPQMPARYVADAAIVEKVIEAAKKASLTPVKGLIVTSDSFIAGKEATTKIMKNFPDVLAAEMEGAAIAQVCHQFDVPFVIVRAMSDTADEEAGVTFDEFIIEAGKKSALMVMELIHDLA; encoded by the coding sequence ATGAAAATTGGAATTATTGGTGCAATGGAAGAAGAAGTTATCCTATTAAAGAGCAAAATGACTGTTACAAAGGAATGGACTGAAGCGAAAGCTGATTTCATTGAAGGGACTCTTGACGGTATTGAAGTTGTTTTGGTACGTTCGGGAATTGGAAAAGTAAATGCAGCTATTACAACTACGTTACTGTTAGCAAAACATGATATTGATTTGGTCATCAATACAGGATCTGCTGGCGGCATTGGACAAGGGTTGAAAATTGGCGATGTCGTCGTTTCTTCAGAAATGGCCTATCATGATGTGGATGCGACCGTTTTTGGTTATGTAATTGGTCAGGTTCCACAAATGCCTGCTCGTTATGTTGCAGATGCAGCAATCGTTGAGAAAGTAATTGAAGCAGCTAAAAAAGCTAGCTTAACGCCAGTTAAAGGCCTAATTGTAACGAGTGACTCCTTTATTGCTGGAAAAGAAGCAACCACAAAAATTATGAAGAACTTTCCAGACGTGTTAGCCGCTGAAATGGAAGGCGCAGCAATTGCACAAGTCTGTCATCAATTTGACGTTCCATTTGTGATTGTGCGTGCCATGTCAGATACGGCTGATGAAGAAGCAGGGGTTACTTTTGATGAGTTTATTATTGAAGCTGGGAAAAAATCTGCTTTGATGGTGATGGAACTTATTCATGATTTAGCATAA
- a CDS encoding GNAT family N-acetyltransferase codes for MRIIETRDAELMGRLGKVMQEKHIELYPTFFKPYHQEAITNAFIKHFENPKERVFLWQDDTNQEAIAAYLWLEEQAVEETIYTFGYQRLYLHHVLVMPGYQGQGLGKELLNFADDYAKKQQIKAVELHYWPNNGIAKHTYKKHGYEVYKESAQKLL; via the coding sequence ATGCGGATTATCGAAACAAGAGATGCTGAATTAATGGGACGACTAGGAAAGGTCATGCAAGAAAAACATATTGAACTGTATCCAACTTTTTTTAAACCTTATCATCAAGAAGCTATTACGAACGCTTTTATAAAGCACTTTGAAAATCCTAAGGAACGTGTCTTTTTATGGCAAGACGACACCAATCAAGAGGCTATTGCAGCTTACCTTTGGTTGGAAGAACAAGCCGTTGAAGAGACCATTTATACCTTTGGTTACCAACGCCTTTATTTACATCATGTATTAGTTATGCCAGGCTATCAAGGTCAAGGACTAGGCAAAGAATTATTGAATTTTGCAGATGACTATGCAAAAAAACAACAAATTAAAGCGGTTGAACTTCACTATTGGCCTAATAATGGCATTGCCAAACATACTTATAAAAAGCATGGTTATGAAGTTTACAAAGAATCTGCTCAAAAACTACTTTAA
- a CDS encoding MptD family putative ECF transporter S component, with the protein MKQSSKLTIRDLVTIGIFTVLIIMFGLIVSMVSRIATGGLSILISGGLSAFFSAPIYLLLSFRVGKRGVAFLNALLRSLMYVIMGVPHVLLIFIPAAILAELIMTPPATAYKSLGKTSLSWAVFSTFNALHGPLLFVMLGAKYMMEKAPHSPSTERLALMLNYYYNPWMIALIGGLAFVGGLVGCLMGWKLLHKHFVRAGLVKL; encoded by the coding sequence ATGAAACAATCTTCAAAATTAACCATTCGTGATTTAGTAACAATTGGCATTTTTACCGTATTAATTATCATGTTTGGTTTAATCGTCTCAATGGTAAGCCGTATTGCAACAGGAGGTTTATCGATTTTAATTTCAGGAGGACTTAGCGCGTTCTTTTCAGCTCCCATTTATTTGCTATTATCTTTTCGTGTTGGAAAACGTGGAGTAGCATTTCTAAATGCACTTTTACGTTCATTGATGTATGTCATCATGGGTGTTCCTCACGTATTATTAATTTTCATTCCAGCTGCGATTTTAGCAGAATTAATTATGACGCCTCCAGCAACAGCATATAAAAGTTTAGGGAAAACGTCGCTCTCATGGGCCGTCTTTTCAACGTTTAATGCCTTACATGGACCGTTATTATTTGTAATGTTAGGTGCAAAATACATGATGGAAAAAGCACCACACAGCCCAAGTACAGAACGCTTGGCATTAATGTTAAATTATTATTATAACCCATGGATGATTGCCTTGATTGGTGGATTAGCCTTCGTTGGTGGTCTAGTTGGCTGTTTAATGGGCTGGAAATTATTGCATAAACATTTTGTTCGCGCAGGTTTAGTTAAACTATAA
- a CDS encoding GNAT family N-acetyltransferase, with product MKTIVTPRLELIPYRQELIEATLLGDEKLTQVSGFQVAKGWPGVEFFFYLPFVLEEVRQDASLEHWTYLVVVKEKQMIIGEVSAQGNPLVSGIAEIGYGIVDEFKGNGYATEATIAFIDFLEASYSFQLVAKAYQHHQVSHHILQKLGFHKTGEELLGGDELIFQFEKPHL from the coding sequence ATGAAAACAATTGTGACCCCACGTTTAGAATTAATTCCTTATCGTCAAGAATTAATTGAAGCAACTCTTTTAGGGGATGAAAAATTAACTCAAGTATCAGGCTTTCAAGTTGCAAAAGGTTGGCCTGGTGTCGAATTCTTTTTTTATTTGCCTTTTGTCTTAGAAGAAGTACGTCAAGATGCTTCCTTAGAACACTGGACGTATTTAGTAGTAGTAAAAGAAAAACAGATGATTATCGGTGAAGTTAGTGCACAAGGCAACCCGTTAGTTTCTGGTATCGCAGAAATTGGATACGGAATTGTTGACGAATTTAAAGGAAATGGTTATGCGACTGAGGCAACAATAGCTTTTATTGATTTTTTAGAAGCATCCTATTCTTTTCAGCTTGTGGCAAAAGCCTATCAACATCATCAAGTTTCACATCACATTCTACAAAAACTAGGATTTCATAAGACAGGAGAAGAATTGCTTGGTGGAGATGAACTTATTTTTCAGTTTGAAAAACCTCATTTGTGA
- a CDS encoding 5-bromo-4-chloroindolyl phosphate hydrolysis family protein produces MKKLLKNISDILSYTIGSVSCLLIFILLLFFFKVGLFLSILWTVLIGGVFLFFKRKNKNGTSLQKATDEKLQRLTSEKEDFYLQQGLSKEEMIFFRETMNTAKNQIVLLEKNFIQVSKLKTIETRNDTIQLTKSLFKEIVEEPRRLHEVDQFLYVHLPSLVELTSKYIEINQHKVKNKATFDVLDKSATTIDQMCQLIATDYEHFMSNDLEDMDIELELAKQTLARDNEATNLTENEDSNESLKERL; encoded by the coding sequence ATGAAAAAATTACTCAAAAATATTTCAGATATTTTATCTTACACGATTGGCAGTGTTTCTTGCTTACTAATCTTTATCCTGCTACTTTTTTTCTTTAAAGTAGGCCTATTTCTTTCCATTCTATGGACAGTCTTAATCGGAGGTGTATTTTTGTTTTTCAAACGTAAAAATAAAAACGGAACGAGCTTGCAAAAGGCAACGGATGAAAAATTACAACGCTTAACTTCTGAAAAAGAAGACTTTTATTTGCAACAAGGGCTATCTAAAGAAGAAATGATCTTCTTTAGAGAAACAATGAATACAGCTAAAAATCAAATCGTTCTATTGGAAAAAAATTTCATTCAAGTTTCTAAATTAAAAACAATTGAAACTCGCAATGACACGATTCAATTAACAAAATCACTTTTTAAAGAAATCGTGGAAGAACCAAGACGTTTACATGAAGTGGATCAATTTTTATATGTTCACTTACCTTCCCTAGTTGAGTTAACAAGTAAATATATTGAAATCAACCAACATAAAGTTAAAAATAAAGCAACATTTGATGTCCTTGATAAAAGTGCGACCACGATTGACCAAATGTGTCAGTTAATTGCAACAGACTATGAACATTTTATGTCTAATGATTTAGAAGACATGGACATCGAGCTAGAACTTGCAAAACAAACTCTTGCAAGAGATAATGAAGCAACAAATTTAACTGAAAACGAAGATTCAAATGAATCGTTAAAGGAGCGACTATAA
- a CDS encoding ABC transporter ATP-binding protein gives MTLLKLKQATKTFGKGHTKVEALKATDFSVEAGEFVAIIGPSGSGKSTLLTIAGGLQSPTTGEVLINGNPFNGIKEKQRSKIRFSEIGFILQASNLIPFLTVADQLNLVDKVAKEAIKVQEQDRLLKDLGVMELKNKYPSDLSGGERQRVAIAKALYHNPSVILADEPTASLDSKRAFEVVEILAKETKDKQKATIMVTHDTRLTESCDHVYEMQDGVLSKVR, from the coding sequence ATGACGTTATTAAAATTAAAACAAGCCACTAAAACTTTTGGGAAGGGTCATACAAAAGTAGAAGCACTAAAAGCGACGGATTTTTCTGTTGAAGCAGGAGAATTTGTTGCCATTATTGGCCCAAGTGGTTCAGGAAAAAGTACCTTATTAACAATTGCAGGAGGGCTTCAATCCCCAACAACAGGAGAAGTTTTAATTAACGGAAATCCATTTAATGGTATTAAAGAAAAACAGCGTTCTAAAATTCGTTTCAGTGAAATTGGGTTTATTTTACAAGCGTCTAACTTAATTCCTTTTCTAACGGTTGCAGATCAATTAAACTTAGTTGATAAAGTAGCAAAAGAAGCCATTAAAGTTCAAGAACAAGATCGATTACTCAAGGACTTAGGTGTAATGGAATTAAAAAATAAATACCCAAGTGATTTATCAGGAGGCGAGCGACAAAGAGTTGCTATTGCCAAGGCCTTGTATCATAATCCAAGTGTGATTTTAGCCGATGAACCAACCGCTAGTCTAGATTCTAAAAGAGCTTTTGAAGTAGTTGAAATTTTAGCAAAAGAAACAAAAGACAAACAAAAAGCGACGATTATGGTAACTCACGACACTAGATTGACGGAAAGCTGTGATCATGTCTATGAAATGCAAGATGGGGTACTAAGTAAAGTACGATAG
- a CDS encoding ABC transporter permease has product MFLAWREIKYSKTRFVLIIGVMVLVSYLVFFLTGLAYGLAQDNRLAIDKWDASGIILNSEANDNLSASTIEIKEITKLETKSTARLGQSATVIKKAGSSEKINSTIFGIDSTEFLKPSIVSGRMFEKNNEAVVDNSLIEKGIKLGDELELSISNTKVKVVGFTDNSKFNTAPVIYLNLSDWQLAKFQQSDLTDTGKISGLVMKNTPSSKLTLDSDKLSYLPIKKFIQAIPGYAAQTLTFGIMIGFLFVIAAFVIGIFIYVLTLQKRSMFGVMKAEGIPTSYISKSIIAQTFILASVGVAIGLVLTLITAAVLPPAVPYLTNVLFLSGFALVLIAVAILGAVFSVGTITKIDPLTAIGG; this is encoded by the coding sequence ATGTTTTTAGCATGGCGTGAAATCAAGTATTCAAAAACAAGATTTGTCTTAATTATTGGAGTGATGGTATTGGTCTCCTATTTGGTTTTCTTTTTAACAGGACTTGCCTATGGATTGGCTCAAGACAACCGATTAGCAATTGATAAGTGGGATGCGTCAGGAATTATTTTAAATAGTGAAGCAAATGACAATTTATCAGCGTCAACAATCGAAATAAAAGAGATCACAAAATTGGAAACCAAATCAACTGCTAGGTTAGGTCAATCCGCAACAGTTATCAAAAAAGCTGGAAGTTCTGAAAAAATCAATAGCACTATTTTTGGAATAGATTCAACTGAATTTTTAAAGCCCTCTATTGTGAGTGGGAGAATGTTTGAAAAAAATAATGAAGCAGTAGTCGATAATAGTTTAATTGAAAAGGGAATTAAATTAGGGGATGAACTAGAACTTTCAATTAGCAACACAAAAGTAAAAGTAGTTGGGTTTACAGATAATAGTAAGTTTAATACTGCACCTGTAATTTATTTGAATTTATCAGATTGGCAGTTAGCTAAATTCCAACAATCAGATTTAACCGACACGGGGAAAATTAGTGGGCTTGTGATGAAGAATACACCCTCATCAAAATTGACATTAGATTCAGATAAGCTATCGTATTTACCTATTAAAAAATTTATTCAAGCAATTCCTGGGTATGCAGCACAAACCTTGACGTTTGGTATTATGATTGGGTTTTTATTTGTCATAGCAGCCTTTGTTATCGGCATTTTCATTTATGTTTTAACCTTGCAAAAACGAAGCATGTTTGGAGTGATGAAAGCAGAAGGAATTCCAACTAGCTATATTTCGAAATCAATTATTGCTCAAACCTTTATTTTAGCCAGTGTTGGTGTTGCAATCGGCTTAGTTCTAACCTTGATTACAGCAGCAGTCTTGCCTCCAGCAGTACCTTATTTGACAAATGTCCTCTTCTTAAGCGGCTTTGCATTGGTTTTAATAGCTGTTGCGATTTTAGGTGCAGTGTTCTCAGTAGGCACAATTACAAAAATTGATCCATTAACAGCGATAGGAGGATAA
- a CDS encoding toxic anion resistance protein has product MTELDDTIQPQEPTIKEVNNELDELLANPFSDATAAPSVQVDPLQAVGADAPAPRMIDRLPKERQVQAKALAEQIDVANAQAIMSYGAAAQQKLGEFSHTMLNHVQNQDTGEIGESLNDLMYRLNEANPDELRAEDNNVFKKIFGKVRKSIYEMTSKYQKIGAQIDKIAIKLDREKNGLLNDNMMLEQLYQKNKDYFDALNIYIAAGEVKMEELQVTLIPEAIKQAEQSNDQMDVQVVNDLNQFLDRLEKRTHDLRLARQMTIQQAPQIRLIQNTNQALAEKIQSSINTAIPLWKNQIAIALTLLRQKDAVTAQRQVSETTNDLLKKNSAMLKISAIETAKENERGVIDIETLQQTQDDLVETLQETLKIQQEGRVKRKEAEKELSVMETDLRDKLLALTSDDNQANQYLK; this is encoded by the coding sequence ATGACTGAATTAGATGATACCATTCAACCACAAGAACCCACAATCAAAGAAGTAAACAATGAATTAGATGAGTTATTAGCAAATCCTTTTTCAGATGCAACGGCTGCACCAAGCGTTCAAGTTGACCCTTTACAAGCAGTTGGTGCGGATGCACCTGCCCCACGAATGATTGATCGTTTGCCAAAAGAACGTCAAGTCCAAGCAAAAGCATTAGCTGAACAAATTGATGTTGCCAATGCCCAAGCTATTATGAGCTATGGTGCCGCTGCGCAACAAAAATTAGGTGAATTTTCTCATACAATGTTAAATCATGTCCAAAATCAAGACACTGGTGAGATTGGAGAGTCTTTAAATGACTTAATGTACCGTTTAAACGAAGCAAATCCAGATGAGTTACGAGCAGAAGATAACAATGTTTTCAAAAAAATATTTGGTAAAGTTCGTAAATCAATTTATGAGATGACTTCTAAATATCAAAAAATCGGTGCGCAAATTGATAAGATTGCCATTAAACTAGACCGAGAAAAAAATGGCTTATTAAATGACAACATGATGCTAGAGCAGCTCTACCAAAAAAATAAAGATTACTTTGATGCACTAAATATTTATATTGCTGCAGGCGAAGTTAAGATGGAAGAATTACAAGTTACCTTAATTCCAGAAGCAATTAAACAAGCTGAACAGTCAAATGATCAAATGGATGTTCAAGTTGTCAATGACTTAAACCAATTTTTAGATCGCCTTGAAAAACGTACCCATGACTTAAGATTAGCTCGCCAAATGACAATTCAGCAAGCTCCGCAAATTCGTTTGATTCAAAATACAAACCAAGCTTTGGCAGAAAAAATTCAATCTTCGATTAATACAGCAATTCCTCTTTGGAAAAATCAGATTGCAATTGCGCTAACCCTTCTTCGTCAAAAAGATGCTGTCACTGCTCAACGACAAGTTTCTGAAACAACGAATGACTTATTGAAGAAAAATTCTGCTATGTTAAAAATCTCAGCAATTGAAACTGCTAAAGAGAATGAGCGTGGCGTGATTGATATCGAAACCTTACAACAAACACAAGATGACTTAGTTGAAACCCTACAAGAAACATTGAAAATTCAACAAGAAGGTCGTGTAAAACGGAAAGAAGCTGAAAAAGAATTATCTGTAATGGAAACCGATTTACGAGATAAATTACTCGCTTTAACTTCCGACGATAATCAAGCTAATCAATATTTGAAATAA
- a CDS encoding TetR/AcrR family transcriptional regulator yields the protein MEKLTRKEEMQKTRKTILAHAQQLFMLKGYRSTSTREIAEFSQITQPALYHHFKDKETLYIEVIREVTQKVTVELNAIIAGDIEPELTLKKMILTLIDQHPTNIMLMIHDILNEMKPENQLILFQLSQEAYTKPLSHYFVEMAQRGLLKSTINPNTAASFVMMSISPLFGQQPFKHKKPIEEQVDELIQLMLYGVFN from the coding sequence ATGGAAAAGTTAACTAGAAAAGAAGAGATGCAGAAAACTAGAAAAACGATTCTAGCTCATGCACAGCAATTATTTATGCTAAAAGGGTATCGGTCAACGTCAACAAGAGAAATTGCGGAATTCAGTCAAATCACTCAACCAGCACTGTACCACCATTTTAAAGATAAAGAAACGTTATATATTGAAGTGATTCGAGAAGTCACTCAAAAAGTAACAGTTGAATTAAACGCGATAATAGCTGGAGATATAGAACCTGAATTGACATTAAAAAAAATGATTTTAACGTTGATTGATCAACATCCAACTAATATTATGTTGATGATTCACGATATTTTAAATGAAATGAAACCAGAAAATCAATTAATTCTTTTTCAACTAAGTCAAGAAGCTTATACGAAACCTTTGAGTCACTATTTTGTTGAAATGGCACAAAGGGGCTTACTAAAAAGTACGATTAATCCTAATACAGCAGCTAGTTTTGTCATGATGAGTATTAGCCCGTTATTTGGTCAGCAACCATTTAAACATAAAAAGCCGATTGAAGAACAAGTTGATGAGTTGATACAGTTGATGTTGTATGGTGTTTTTAACTAA
- a CDS encoding energy-coupling factor transporter transmembrane component T, with protein MMQPLKLDARTKALVVLVAGFFVFWVSDIGLYLLMTFLSGYLLSLGKFKAAPKFILAFLVTDFLQRFTFGYEESVIMATIAFFAYFQVRLIPLFMAGMVLSQTPPGELIAALQKCKVPRVVVIPLAVGLRFIPTIRQEFLMIMDVMRLRGIAPTVWNLWRHPILTFEYLLVPLVIRSLTIADDISMAAVTRGIENPGLRTSLREIKFKKADYFVITLLFIWVGVVFYVS; from the coding sequence ATGATGCAACCATTGAAACTAGACGCAAGAACAAAAGCATTGGTTGTTCTTGTGGCTGGTTTTTTTGTTTTTTGGGTATCGGACATTGGGTTATATTTATTGATGACTTTTTTATCAGGATACTTACTTTCGTTAGGGAAATTTAAAGCAGCACCAAAATTTATTCTTGCTTTTCTTGTAACTGATTTTTTACAGCGTTTTACATTTGGGTACGAAGAATCCGTGATAATGGCAACCATTGCATTTTTTGCTTATTTTCAAGTTCGTTTAATTCCGTTATTTATGGCGGGAATGGTATTGTCTCAAACACCACCTGGCGAATTGATTGCGGCCTTACAAAAATGTAAAGTTCCGCGGGTTGTAGTTATTCCACTAGCGGTAGGCTTACGTTTTATTCCAACAATCAGACAAGAATTTTTAATGATTATGGATGTGATGAGGCTACGTGGGATTGCGCCGACTGTTTGGAATTTATGGCGTCATCCAATTTTGACTTTTGAATATTTATTAGTGCCATTAGTTATTCGAAGTTTAACGATTGCAGATGATATCTCTATGGCAGCTGTCACAAGAGGGATTGAAAATCCAGGACTGCGCACATCATTACGAGAAATCAAATTTAAAAAGGCGGATTATTTTGTAATTACGCTATTATTCATATGGGTAGGTGTCGTTTTCTATGTATCCTAA